The genomic DNA GAAAGGTAGTAACGAGTTCTACAACTCGCAAGGGTCATGGCCGGATCTGTTGCGTGAAGGCCGGTGCGCCAGGCAGGAAGTGGGTGCAAGGTGCGTGCACGGCTCTTGCGTACCGGGGGTAAGCCTCATAAGACTGCTTGCAGAACTAGAACGCGTACTAGTTCCTTCCGTGGGCGCCGGGACGCCCCCTGCGGAAGTGCGAGGAGAGGACGAGCTCATGGCCGCGGAACCCGTCATCGTCGAAGCCGTACGCACCCCCATCGGCAAGCGTGGAGGCGCGCTCGCCAATCTGCACCCCGCCTATCTGCTGGGTGAGACCTACCGTGAACTCCTCGGCCGCACCGGCATCCATGCCGACTGCGTCGAACAGATCGTCGGCGGCACGGTCACCCATGCCGGCGAACAGTCCATGAACCCGGCGCGCAACGCCTGGCTCACCGTGGGACTCCCGTACGAGACCGCCGCCACCACCGTGGACTGCCAGTGCGGCTCCTCGCAGCAGGCTTCCCACATGGTTGCGAACATGGTCGCCGCCGGAGTCATCGACGTCGGTATCAGCTGCGGTGTCGAGGCCATGTCGCGCGTACCGCTGGGCAGCGGCTCCAAGCACGGCCCCGGGAAGCCGTGGCCGGACGAGTGGAACGTCGATCTGCCCAACCAGTTCGAGGCCGCCGAACGCATCGCCCGCAAACGGGGCCTCACGCGGGAGAACGTGGACTCGCTCGGGCTGATCTCGCAGGAGCGGGCGGCCGTGGCCTGGGCCGAGGAGCGCTTCAAACGGGAGACGTACGCGGTCCAGGTGCCGACCACCGAGGAGGAGCAGGCGGCGGGGCAGGGCATGTGGCGCCTCGTCGACCACGACGAAGGGCTGCGGGACACCACCATGGAGGGGCTGGCCCGGCTCAAGCCGGTCATGCCCACCGCCATCCACACCGCGGGCAACTCCTCGCAGATCTCCGACGGCGCCTGCGCGATCATGTGGGCCTCCAAGCGGATGGCCCGGGCGCTCAAGCTCAAGCCGCGTGCCCGGATCGTCGCCCAGGCGCTGGTCGGCTCCGACCCGCACTTCCACCTCGACGGGCCGATCGACGCGACCCGTGCGGTGCTCGGCAAGGCCGGGATGTCGCTGAGGGACATCGACCTCGTCGAGATCAACGAGGCGTTCGCGTCGGTGGTGCTGAGCTGGGCGCAGGTCTTCGACCAGGATCTGGAGAAGGTCAACGTCAACGGTGGGGCCATCGCGCTCGGCCACCCGGTGGGCGCCACCGGGGCCCGTCTGATCACCACGGCACTGCACGAACTGGAGCGCAGGGACAAGGAGTTCGCGCTCATCACCATGTGTGCGGGCGGGGCGCTGGCCACCGGCACGATCATCCAGCGACTCTGAGGGCGACCCCCGGCCGGGGGTGTTGTCAGGTGCTCCCCGGCCGGGGGTCACGCCGTCCGGGCAGGCCGAAGGCCCCGACCGGAACCCGGTCGGGGCCTTCGTGTGAAGCTGCTTGCCACCGGCTCAGTACCAGTGGTTGGCCTGCCAGAACGTCCAGGCGGCGCACGGGCTGCCGTAGCGGGAGTTCATGTAGTCCATGCCCCACTTGATCTGGGTCGTGGGGTTGGTCTTCCAGTCGGCGCCGGCCGAGGCCATCTTCGAGCCGGGCAGGGCCTGGACCAGGCCGTAGGCGCCCGAAGAGGCGTTGGTCGCGCTGGGGTTCCAGCCGCTCTCGTGCGAAACGATGTTGCTGAAGCACTGGAACTGCGCCTCGTTGCCGATCATCGCTCGCGCCGTGCCCTGTACGCCGGTGGCGGCGGACGCCGGTGCGGCCATGGCCGGGGTGACGCCGAGGCCC from Streptomyces sp. NBC_01707 includes the following:
- a CDS encoding steroid 3-ketoacyl-CoA thiolase: MAAEPVIVEAVRTPIGKRGGALANLHPAYLLGETYRELLGRTGIHADCVEQIVGGTVTHAGEQSMNPARNAWLTVGLPYETAATTVDCQCGSSQQASHMVANMVAAGVIDVGISCGVEAMSRVPLGSGSKHGPGKPWPDEWNVDLPNQFEAAERIARKRGLTRENVDSLGLISQERAAVAWAEERFKRETYAVQVPTTEEEQAAGQGMWRLVDHDEGLRDTTMEGLARLKPVMPTAIHTAGNSSQISDGACAIMWASKRMARALKLKPRARIVAQALVGSDPHFHLDGPIDATRAVLGKAGMSLRDIDLVEINEAFASVVLSWAQVFDQDLEKVNVNGGAIALGHPVGATGARLITTALHELERRDKEFALITMCAGGALATGTIIQRL
- a CDS encoding transglycosylase SLT domain-containing protein codes for the protein MSFVRNLLAQPRTARRKAVVAGAAAVLGATGLGLGVTPAMAAPASAATGVQGTARAMIGNEAQFQCFSNIVSHESGWNPSATNASSGAYGLVQALPGSKMASAGADWKTNPTTQIKWGMDYMNSRYGSPCAAWTFWQANHWY